The Pyrenophora tritici-repentis strain M4 chromosome 9, whole genome shotgun sequence sequence TTTCCAGTGTCTGCATCATCGTCACTGTCTTGCGCATGTTCGACCTGAGCCAAAGGATGTGCATCTACGACAAGCTTCGGTGTAGGTGCTGCCGCTGCAATTGTCGCTGCTTCGTCCTCGTTTACAAAATAGCTATTGCGCGGGCTGTGATaatctggaagaccttcACTCTTTGCAATGATATCCCTGTACGTCTGCCGGTCAGGGTCATTTGAGCGTTTGCTCTTCGCTTTGTCCCGTTTAGACGTTGGGCGAACAACGATGACTGGAACGGGCGAATGCTGTAGACAGTACTTCGAGACACTACCAGGAAGAAGACCTTGGAAGCCCCCAAGACTCTTGCCGCGCGTTCCGACAACTAGAATTGCAGGCTCGTAGAGATTTATCTACCCGCTGTTAATTGTGGCCACTCTATAACCAACTCAAACATACCATATCATCGATCACCTTATTGACCTTGCCTATTGAAAACTCCAGTATGAGGTTGATGGCCTTGTTGTCGTGATTTTTGGCCTGTATCTCGGACATGGTCTTCTCGGCCTCCACGCGATATCGCCCCGTCTCTACACTGCGGTCGTTGGCTATTGCATCTTCCTTTTCCATTACTCTCAGGCACACGATTTCGTCGCCGTCATCGACTAGCTCGCTAATGAGCCACTGCAGCGCGAATATGGAATACTCGTTCTCGTCGAAACCGCACAAGAAGGTCCGTGAGCGCTTGGTGTATTCATAGTCCTTGTGCTTGGCGATTAATGTGAATGAACTCTCTTCAATGAAGTCTGCGGGTTTGTCGAAGGTGTCGAACGATACACGAGGCTGGAAGACTCTGTAAACAGGTCAGCTGATATGGCCAAAGACGCAGGTGCATGCGCGCCGGTACTTACGGCGGAGGCGGCGGTGACGACAGCCTTCTTCGTTCACGCGGCCTTGGAGTACCTCTGGGTAGCGATGCATTCCGGTGTGCCAGAAACTGGATTGACGGCCGCCGTACTTCGTCCTGTGCAATCTTCACGCCGTTTGGATGCAGCAGCGGACTCCCCAGTGGACTCGCCAGTGGACTCCCGGGAAGGGCTATGGACTTGGGGGCCGGGGACGCATGTCGGCCGTCTTTGGACGTGGGGGAAGCGCTCATAGTGGTGTCGGCTTGATATTATAGGCACGAGGTCTGCCGGTGAGCCCAATGGCAGACGAGCCGGATGTAAATGAGAGCTCCTGCGACAACTTGCTGGACCGTGGGCTTGCGCACGATCGGTGCTGCTGTGCGTCGCAAAACTGCCCTTGGCGCGGGGGAGCGGCTTGCGGGGTAAGGGATTGTGGGATATGGATGCGTAGAAGAGTGAAGAGTCGTGTGCGTTTCGTAGACGAAATCAAGGATCGAGACCAACTTTGTAGGTGTTCACGTACAGCCCGTTCCGGTGACGGCAGTGCTTGGCTCCTTGGTCGTGTGTCGCGCTTCCCGCCATCACCTCCCAGCCCTGCGCGGAAGCACCCGCGCGATGCGTCGGACACATGTGAAGAAGTGGGGGCCTTGCAAGGGGGAGCGAGGACTAATAGAGAATGGAAAAAGGATGGAAAGAGTTGGCACAGGCATCGTAAGCATCAATTGTCGTTATCCGAGTCAAGTCTACATGTCTATCAAGAAGTGGGTGAAGATGCGGCATTTTTAAACCAGGGCCCTGAGCTCACCCTGTGTGAGCTTCGCAGCGCCAATGAGACGCTGGGCCTCCTCGGTGAAAATCTCCTTGATCTTACCAGCGTCCTTGAcgttgttgagcttgctAGTCAACTCGGCCAATTCTTCGTGGTCCATCTTTGTGATGAGGAGATCGACGTCGTTGAGAGCAGCTTCAACTTGAGAAGCAGGTGCGTCTCCGGCGCCATGGAAGTAGTTTGCGTCCTTGACAGCACCGCGGACAACACGCTTGTTCTTCTTAGCCGCATTCTTGGCCGCCTCCTTTGCCTTTTTGTTGTCAGCTTTGGCCGCCTTCTCAGCGGCCTCCTTCTCAGCTGCAGCCTTGGCCTCTTCAGCCTTCCTGGCCTCGGCCTCTTCAGCTTCGCGCTTCAGTGCCGCCTCCTTTTCGAGACGACGCTTGTTCTTTTGTGCGTGTTCAGCCTGGCGGAACTTCTTAATGCGCTCATCCAGGGCCAATGCGTCGTCGACCAACTTCCTCAGACGTGCAGTGTCCTcggtcttcttcttgcgGCGGGCAGCCGTGTTCTTGCGCTCGACGTGACGCTTCTGGTCGCGGTTCTCATTGTCGTCGGGGACGTCCTCGTCAAGGTATTCGAATGTCCTCCAGCTGTCAAAGTTGTACCAGAAGTTGTAAAAGTGCTCGACCTCCTCCTTGGTGCTCTTGTCGTTGCCAAGCTTGGGAACTGGCTGCTTGTTGGAGAAGCGTCCTTCGGCCTCGAAGACCTTGCCCCAGAGCTTGTAGAAGTTGCCCTTTTGCGTCTCCTTCTTGGAAGGTGGTTCAACCTCAGCGCCCTCGTCGACCGAGTCGAATTGCCTCCTCCTGACTGGGTCGGACAAAACCTCGTGGGCCTTTTGGATGCACTTGAAGAATTGGTCGTCTTCGGTTCCACCCTTGGCTGCCTTCTTGTCGGGATGATGCTTGAGCACCTTCCTGCGGTGTGCGCGCTTGATCTGGTCGTCGGTGGCGCGCCATCGGTAGCGGGTTATGCCGAGCACAGCGTAGTGATCTTGGGACTGATAGAGTATTAGTAGGGTTCTAGAATTAGATAGAGAAGCCAGTCTCACCTTCCAGTCCTTGGCCTCACGCTGCAACATCAGAGGGTCTTCAGGCTCGTCGACATCGTCGGGGTCCTCCTCTTCAACACTCTTGACATTGGCCTGGGCCTGAATGCGGTCGTCTTCGGAGAATGTGCGCTTGTGTCGCTTCTGCAGAGGGAAATACTATTAGTGATGCATACAAGTGGCGTCAATTCGAAAACGTACTCTGCGGGCATATGCCAGGAAGTGCGGGCCAACAGGCTCAATATTGCGGTCGGTTGCATCACTCAGCTGGCCGATGGCCTTGAAGTCCTTTTCGCCGGCCCATCCCTCAGGCAGGACGGGCAACGGCAGCGAAATCTCTACGTTCGCCATTGCGCAAGATTGTCGTTGTGGTGGGGAAGACGATGGTGGGAAAAAGTTGGGATTTGACTAGTTTACCGAAGATTGATCCTAGCGGGACCATGGGCGCAGGCGGCATGGGTGATGGGTATGCATCCGTGCTAACGTGCCCCGTCAAACCCCAGAACGTGTCAGAATAGTGTTCACTTCCAACGAACGTTTCGGTCTTGCTTTTACTATTAGGACAAATAATTAGGTATCCTCAGGCCcatgtcttcttcttctctttcaTAATTCCATCAATACCGTCACCATGTTCCAGGTACCGCGCCCTCGTCCAAGTTACATGGTAGTGAGGCTGATTGAATACAGCGCCTTCGGGGAGCCATAGACGCGAGGATAGCAGAAGAGCAAGCTCGCCAAAAAGCTACCCAGCCCACCACCCCGTCGCGATCATCTTCTTCGGCGCGACGCTCTAATTCACGCACCCTTTCCCCCGCGACACGAGCTGCACGGTCCAAGGATGCCGACTCCAGCAAGGCTGCGCCAGCTGGCAAGGGCCCTGATCCCTCTGAGTTTGACCCGGAGTTTGTCATAGGAGAGGAAGATGACCAGCCAAGTCCGGCAGCGACACCGCAACCAAAGGAGGAGGCGCCACCTGCCGATGTCAGCGCCGAGAATGGCGAAGGCAACAAGGACGAGGAGGCGCCACCTGCCAAAGTGGAAGAGAAGCCAGAGCAGCCACCAGAGATTCCGCCCGAAATCAGACAACGATTGCGCAGACTGGATAAGTTGGAACCTAAATACACGGGTATGGACCTCTCGTCTGAAAGTACTTGAAGTGAATGCGCCAAGCTTAATCCCATTTCTAGAACTACTTCGGTCGTACCGCATCGCACATGCCAGAGTGGGCACCATCGATGCCTTTGAAAGCTCCCTACGCGAATATACTCCCCTTACTTCCATCACCGACACTGGCGCGTTTGTCGAATACCTGGGTCAACTAAACGTCAAAAGCGACATGCTCATGGAAGAACTCAAGCGCGTCTCTAAGGAGCGCGACGAGCTTAATAAGAAGCTAGAGGATGCTGAGAAGCGCGCAAAGGAGGCTACAGAAGAGGTGGAGACACTCAAGTCGCAAGCACCCGCCAGCACCGAGACTCCACAAGATGACTCTACCCAGACCGAGTCTATTGCGCCTTCTACAGCATCAAAAGCGTCCAAGGAAACGGCGGCTACCGAAGAAACCGAAGACTTCTTCTCCTACGACAGCGAATTACCCCGCCTTCAGTCACAACTCGAGGAGAGTGTGGAGAAGATTGGAAAGCTTGAGGAGGAGAACAAGACGCTCAAGGAGGAGCTTTCGACCGCACAAGAATCAGCCCAGTCTTTTATGCAGAATTTGGAAACTACTTCCAACGATCTGAATTCCTTCAAGGACACCCACCACCGACTACAAAAGGACGCCGACGACCGTGAAAAGGAACTCAATAGTATCATCGAACACCTCACAACGCGAGCCGAAAAGGCCGAGGAGGACCTACGCAAGTACAAGGCCGACTACAAGCAAAACGAGACTGCGATCAATGAGCTCAAGGAGAAGCTGAGGACCACAGCCAAGGAACTGAAAGAGTTGCACGCCGAGAAGGGAGAGAGACTTGTTGAAGATGACCAGATTCAAGCGCTCCAACGCCGCGTCAATGAGCTCCACGCCGAACTCTCGCAATTGCGTGACACGCATGCGAAGAGTGAAAAGCGGGTTGAAACCATGAACGGCCTGCTTACCAAGGTTCGCGAGCAACTCAAGACCACAGAGGCAAAACGTGATAGCACAATGGTTGAACTTGAGCAAGCAAAGAAGGATCTAGCAAAAGCAAACACGGAGAAGCCGGCAGCCAAGACCGAGTCTACCCTACAACCCCCACCTACTCCTACCCAGAGTGCGGCAGCGAAGAAGAGGGCCCGCAATAAGAAGAATAAGAAGGGTGGAAAGGGACCCGAGGCCAGCGGGGCAATGACTCCGGAAGCCACTCCAAGTGAAGCCGGAGACGAAGGTCTGCTCAGCCCCCGTGATGCAGAGTTCTCGCCATCCCAGCTGGAAGAAGCCCTGAAGAACGTCGCGCAACTCAGATCGGACTTGGAAGAGAAGGTGGTTGAGATTGAGACGCTGCAGAGCGAGGTTGCAGAGAAGTCCTCGTCGATTGATTTACTCCGAAAGAAGGCCAAAGACCAGGAAGATATGCAAGAGGAGATTGATACCTTGCGCCAAGATCTCCTCGACTATGGTCTTGAGCATACCGAAGCTAAGGACAAGGTCAAGCAATTGCAGGCAGAGAAGACAGCGCTTCAGGAGAATCTGACTAAACTTGAGGTTGAAATCGCGGAGCTTAAGACTAGTAAAGCAGCGAATGAGTCCTCTCAGCAGGAGCGGGAAGCTTTGACTGCCGAGTTCACTGAACTCAAGACCAAGGCGGAAACGCTCCAGACTGATCTATCAATCGCCGAAAAGCTTGCCGCGTCTCGCTTCAAGGATCTGACTGACATGCGAGAGGTCTTGCAAAAGGCACAGCCCGAACTGACCTCTTTGCGAAAAGAGGTTGCCGAGCTACGCACTACCAAGGACGAGCTCTCCACCAAGACGGCTGAGGTCCGCAAATTGGAAAGCCGTGAGAAGGATCTCAAGTCTGAAGTCGCCGACTTCCGCTCGCAATTATCCACAAAGGAAAGCACGATCAAGACGCTCAATGAAAAGATCAAGCAGGAGACTAGTCAGAGGCTAGCTTTGGAAGAGAGCAACAAGAAGTTTCAGCGAGACCTCCAGAATTCCGAGACGGAGCGAAAGGATGTCATTGAAAGCCGAGACAAACTGACAAAAGACTTGGCCAAGGCCCAGGAGGAGCTCAAGACATCACGCAAGAAGATTCATGATCTCGAGGAAGAGGTTGCAAAGATTACACGCGAAGCAGCAGGCCTACGTGACGACATCCAGCTAAAGTCTGCTCAATACGCGAGCGCTCAAGACCTCATGAACAGCATGCAAGATCAGACACAGGAAATCAGCACTCAGATGAAGGAAATTCGCGCCAAGAGCGAAAGCTTGGAAGAAGAGCTCGCAGATGCACATCGGTTGTTGAGTGAGCGCGGACGCGAAGCTGAGACAATGAGAAGACTACTAAACGACGCGCAAGGCCGGGCTGATGCGCGTGTACGCGAGATGCAAGAGCGTCTTGATGTTGCTGTCGAAGAGCGCGAGCGTGCTGAAGAGCAGGTCAGCACATTCAGTCGTCGTCGGGCTCGCGAGCTCGAGGAGTTGAAGCAAAAGGTCCGCGACGCTGAGCGTGCACAGGCACGAGCTGTAGAGGACAAGGAGGATCTTGTGATTGCCGAAAAGGAGCTTCGCAAGCAAACCGAGGATCTGGAGAAACGAGCGGCACAAGCCAGTGAGGAGGCTTCAGAGGTCAGACTCGCCATGAGCCAGCTGCGAGACGCATTGGACGAAAGCGAGAAGCAAGCGCACGAACTGGAGAAGGAAAAGGGCGACTTGCGCCGCGCCTTCGACGAGACTCAGAGCCGGTTGGAGAAGGTCCAAAAGTCAAGCAAGGTATGTCTTGATATGAAGTTTTGCACCGTGTATACTAATCCCCGTAGGCAATGTCGGATGAACTGCGAACGATGAAAGCACGGGGCCCCGAGTCCATGGCCCAATCGTCACGATCATCGATCGAATCGACGCGGTCGCGACTTGCGTCTCCAACACCCAAGGGCGGCGGAGCTGTTGCGGAGGCAGTCGACTATGTGTACCTCAAGAACGTACTGCTGCAATTCCTTGAACAGAGAGACAAGAAATACCAACAGCAACTCATACCCGTGCTGGGGATGCTGTTGCACTTTGACAAAAAGGACGAGCAAAAGTGGATGGCGGCGGTTTCGGCCAAGTAATGGGCCCACTGCGGCTCTCTGCAGTCGGACGTGCAAGCGGTTGATTCGGGCATGACTTGCAGCTCGGGTGACACCAACATGTATTGGATATTTATAGTATTGCATAGCGATGGGTACGGTCAACATGTATTATATCGAGGGCGTTGTTTTCCAGAGTTGGTCGCTCCTGCTTGACGGCAGTTGGCAGCGATGACATTTGTGGACGAGGGTGGAGAAGAACGAGGGTCAGTTTCCCGTTTAGAGTCTTTAGGATTGGAATCAAAAGTCCGTCTGTGACTGTGCAGGTACGCGTGATTTGAGGCGCACGTGTTGGTCGACCGGCATCGCTGGTATGCCGAGCAGATAAAAGCCTCACAGAAGGTTGACTAACACAGCAGATGCATGTCCTTTCTGGATCGCGGGCTTGCTAGAGGCAAACTAAAGTGGTAGCAGGCGACTATTTCTAGCTTGAAGGAGCCGTCGTCTGATGTCATATTTTCCGTCTGGCTTGCTTCCTGCCGGGCTCGACGCGCAGCACATCAGGGCAGGTCTTGCAGCTCCCATTTCCTTTGATTCCCCATCCCCAGCCTTCAAGCACAAATCGCGCATCTGCACAAGTTCTGTTTGACATCTTCTGCCGTCTCTGCCGTCTCTGCCGTCGTCGGTCCGTGTCTCAGGTATTCGCATCAACCCCCACGCAAGCACCAATCAGGAGCCAGTACAGGCCAGGCTGGCGAGGGGAGCGCTAAGCCCATCTCCAGCAATTGAAGAAATCGCAGGGCAGTGCGACAACAGCCACACTTGGCCAGCGTCTGCCAGATTGCACAGCTAGAAGCCATATCCGACGTTTCGCCCATGAGCGCTGCCCAACGCGTCCGGAGCGCCTGACCGCACACCGCACACAGCATCCCAGCAACCCTCGAGCGTCAATCCCGCCCACCGCCCAGCCCACCGCGTGGCGGGGGAAGTCAAACATGAATGGCACCGACATGAAGAAGGCGGCCATCAACAAGGCCAAACAAGTGGCAAACGCAGCAAACAGCAACGGAGGAAAGAAGCGACGGAAGGGCCAGGACCTGAAGCCCATCATCACGTCGGAGAACCAAGGCGGCCAGAACACTTCGCCGTCAGGCTCAACGCCGTCCTTTCACTACAAGTACGTCCGCTGCTACCACCACCCATCACGTCACCCCAACGCCGGTGCCCGCCCCCACTGCACTTGTTTTCCTGCGCGCACCCATGTCATGTCCAAGAGGCTCTGCCTGCTGCATGTCTGATTCTTATACTGACCCCAACCCCGCAGTGTGCAGAATACAAACTCGCCCCTCGCCCAACACAAGATGTACGGAAACCAGATGAGCCACTCGCCCGactcgtcgtcatcgtcggTCGATGAGGCCGAGAACACTGCCGACGAGGAAGACTCGGAGGACTACTGCAAGGGCGGCTACCACCCTGTCCAGGTGGGTGAGGAGTACAAGGACGGCAAGTACACCATTGTGCGCAAGCTCGGGTGGGGCCATTTCTCGACCGTGTGGTTGTCGCGAGACAACACAAACGGCAAGCACGTCGCTCTCAAGGTCGTGCGCTCTGCTGCGCATTACACAGAGACGGCTCTCGATGAGATTAAACTCCTCAAAAAGGTCGTCGACGCGAACAAGGACCACCCGGGCCGGAAACACGTCGTCAGTCTGCTCGACTCTTTCAACCACAAAGGCCCCAACGGCGTGCACGTCTGCATGGTCTTTGAAGTGCTAGGAGAGAACTTGCTGGGCCTGATCAAGAGATGGAACCACCGCGGTATTCCCATGCCGCTCGTCAAGCAAATCACCAAGCAGGTACTACTAGGACTCGACTACTTGCACCGCGAATGCGGCATTATCCATACCGACCTCAAGCCCGAAAATGTCCTCATCGAAATTGGCGACGTTGAGC is a genomic window containing:
- a CDS encoding UspA, Universal stress protein UspA and related nucleotide-binding protein translates to MSASPTSKDGRHASPAPKSIALPGSPLASPLGSPLLHPNGVKIAQDEVRRPSIQFLAHRNASLPRGTPRPRERRRLSSPPPPPVFQPRVSFDTFDKPADFIEESSFTLIAKHKDYEYTKRSRTFLCGFDENEYSIFALQWLISELVDDGDEIVCLRVMEKEDAIANDRSVETGRYRVEAEKTMSEIQAKNHDNKAINLILEFSIGKVNKVIDDMINLYEPAILVVGTRGKSLGGFQGLLPGSVSKYCLQHSPVPVIVVRPTSKRDKAKSKRSNDPDRQTYRDIIAKSEGLPDYHSPRNSYFVNEDEAATIAAAAPTPKLVVDAHPLAQVEHAQDSDDDADTGNNTLIRDGLRSPGPMMKSPHLQNLDSPELSSQSSSEDEDEQGAPSTKSGTTAVDEDVGATEKSSGGEADAEGRKSSMSYVDSLTSEAQPKADAPRESGGA
- a CDS encoding Myosin-tail-1 multi-domain protein, with product MFQRLRGAIDARIAEEQARQKATQPTTPSRSSSSARRSNSRTLSPATRAARSKDADSSKAAPAGKGPDPSEFDPEFVIGEEDDQPSPAATPQPKEEAPPADVSAENGEGNKDEEAPPAKVEEKPEQPPEIPPEIRQRLRRLDKLEPKYTGMDLSSEKLLRSYRIAHARVGTIDAFESSLREYTPLTSITDTGAFVEYLGQLNVKSDMLMEELKRVSKERDELNKKLEDAEKRAKEATEEVETLKSQAPASTETPQDDSTQTESIAPSTASKASKETAATEETEDFFSYDSELPRLQSQLEESVEKIGKLEEENKTLKEELSTAQESAQSFMQNLETTSNDLNSFKDTHHRLQKDADDREKELNSIIEHLTTRAEKAEEDLRKYKADYKQNETAINELKEKLRTTAKELKELHAEKGERLVEDDQIQALQRRVNELHAELSQLRDTHAKSEKRVETMNGLLTKVREQLKTTEAKRDSTMVELEQAKKDLAKANTEKPAAKTESTLQPPPTPTQSAAAKKRARNKKNKKGGKGPEASGAMTPEATPSEAGDEGLLSPRDAEFSPSQLEEALKNVAQLRSDLEEKVVEIETLQSEVAEKSSSIDLLRKKAKDQEDMQEEIDTLRQDLLDYGLEHTEAKDKVKQLQAEKTALQENLTKLEVEIAELKTSKAANESSQQEREALTAEFTELKTKAETLQTDLSIAEKLAASRFKDLTDMREVLQKAQPELTSLRKEVAELRTTKDELSTKTAEVRKLESREKDLKSEVADFRSQLSTKESTIKTLNEKIKQETSQRLALEESNKKFQRDLQNSETERKDVIESRDKLTKDLAKAQEELKTSRKKIHDLEEEVAKITREAAGLRDDIQLKSAQYASAQDLMNSMQDQTQEISTQMKEIRAKSESLEEELADAHRLLSERGREAETMRRLLNDAQGRADARVREMQERLDVAVEERERAEEQVSTFSRRRARELEELKQKVRDAERAQARAVEDKEDLVIAEKELRKQTEDLEKRAAQASEEASEVRLAMSQLRDALDESEKQAHELEKEKGDLRRAFDETQSRLEKVQKSSKAMSDELRTMKARGPESMAQSSRSSIESTRSRLASPTPKGGGAVAEAVDYVYLKNVLLQFLEQRDKKYQQQLIPVLGMLLHFDKKDEQKWMAAVSAK
- a CDS encoding ZUO1, Ribosome-associated chaperone zuotin, whose protein sequence is MANVEISLPLPVLPEGWAGEKDFKAIGQLSDATDRNIEPVGPHFLAYARRKRHKRTFSEDDRIQAQANVKSVEEEDPDDVDEPEDPLMLQREAKDWKSQDHYAVLGITRYRWRATDDQIKRAHRRKVLKHHPDKKAAKGGTEDDQFFKCIQKAHEVLSDPVRRRQFDSVDEGAEVEPPSKKETQKGNFYKLWGKVFEAEGRFSNKQPVPKLGNDKSTKEEVEHFYNFWYNFDSWRTFEYLDEDVPDDNENRDQKRHVERKNTAARRKKKTEDTARLRKLVDDALALDERIKKFRQAEHAQKNKRRLEKEAALKREAEEAEARKAEEAKAAAEKEAAEKAAKADNKKAKEAAKNAAKKNKRVVRGAVKDANYFHGAGDAPASQVEAALNDVDLLITKMDHEELAELTSKLNNVKDAGKIKEIFTEEAQRLIGAAKLTQGELRALV